Proteins encoded within one genomic window of Thalassophryne amazonica chromosome 23, fThaAma1.1, whole genome shotgun sequence:
- the LOC117505365 gene encoding uncharacterized protein LOC117505365, translating to MGGADRCAVYKCKNDRRYKDRLVIKDHVHELKWHSCPVKWRPLWLRLINRSDLKVLSDHTRVCSNHFFLGRPSGVNPHPSMYLKGYEGKPSHMENVDVQELMKNMNFEEATEADYGKTRQAQLKRKPEPNRTTRRKETVVALAEHDYVAVPSTSQMGTSHLGETLGYVLDDEVPSSHDETVTASYCVKDIQEEHAYDCTTKSFCDTNIDKLSEEREAALQTQKELFDKQIASSSQGVSQQLHGKYSIKSVEHSDALMLFHSGVNNCGVFQYICELAETKVAHINCERT from the exons ATGGGTGGTGCTGACCGATGTGCAGTTTATAAGTGCAAAAACGATCGACGGTATAAGGACAG ATTAGTTATCAAGGATCATGTTCATGAACTTAAGTGGCACTCATGTCCTGTCAAGTGGCGTCCTTTGTGGTTGCGGTTGATTAACCGGAGTGACCTAAAGGTGCTATCAGACCACACAAGAGTTTGTAGCAACCATTTCTTCTTGGGTCGTCCATCTGGAGTGAATCCGCATCCCAGCATGTACCTAAAGGGCTATGAAGGAAAACCAAGCCACATGGAGAATGTGGATGTTCAAGAGCTAATGAAGAACATGAACTTCGAAGAAGCAACTGAAGCAGACTATGGGAAAACCAGGCAGGCTcagttaaaaagaaaacctgagccaaacagaaccacaagAAGAAAGGAGACTGTTGTTGCTCTTGCAGAACATGACTATGTTGCAGTTCCAAGTACATCCCAAATGGGCACATCACATTTGGGGGAGACTTTGGGTTACGTGTTGGATGATGAAGTACCATCATCACACGATGAGACAGTAACAGCATCATACTGTGTGAAAGACATACAAGAAGAGCATGCTTATGACTGTACAACAAAATCCTTCTGTGACACGAACATTGACAAGTTAAGCGAGGAGAGAGAAGCCGCCCTGCAGACGCAGAAAGAGCTCTTTGATAAACAAATTGCCTCATCATCTCAGGGTGTTTCCCAGCAACTTCATGGGAAGTATTCCATCAAATCAGTCGAGCACTCTGATGCCCTGATGCTTTTCCATTCCGGCGTGAACAACTGTGGTGTTTTCCAGTACATCTGTGAACTAGCTGAAACAAAAGTTGCAC ATATCAACTGCGAGCGCACTTAG